In Telopea speciosissima isolate NSW1024214 ecotype Mountain lineage chromosome 10, Tspe_v1, whole genome shotgun sequence, the DNA window GAGAAaccaaagaaaggaagagattgAAGAAACCAAAGAGAAACCAGAAATCTCCATGTTTTTTTAGGCTCCTGCTCTGAAGTCGAAACCCTAGAGATTAAGGATGTTCTACTCGCACTCCTTTCTTGCTAGGAAAAGTCCTTTAGGAACGATTTGGATGGCAGCGCATATGCAACAGATTCGAAAACCCCAAATTGTAGCCACTGACATCCCTTCCTCGGTCGGTATGTATCCATCGTTATTTATCTCATTCAACTCTTTTTAGATGTTTGTAAACGAgtttaaaagttaaaattttGAGCAAAACACAAACTTCTCTTTGATCAGCAtctgtttgatttttattcCGAAACGAATACTTAATCTTCCGATTCTTCAGTTCATCCCTATTCCCTATTGTTCATCATCGAAAGTCGGAACGGCATcttaaaattctgatttttatttttagaaatttAGAAAAATTTGTTCTTTCGGAGAGCCAAGAAGGTCATTCTGACTTTGTACGAACCATTCGAGTTGGAACCATCAAATGAGAACTCTCCATGAGTGCCACTTCTGTGGTATATCATGAGATGACGCTTTGTTCCTATTTCTTTGTGTTATTTGTTGGTATTCTATTATGAGAGGATGCTATGCATGCTCTTTAATCCAATCTGCGTTCAGTGTTTAAAATGTATTTCTTGAGTTAATTTGCTCCAATTGTTTTCTTCTGATGGTGCCTTTAGATTCTATAATGTTCCCTGAAGTCCCAATTGCGCTGAGATTGTCAGCGCACCTTCTATTGGGTGTCGTTCGGATATATTCAAAGAAGGTGGAGTATCTCTGGCGTGACAGCAATGTAATGTGGCGGACAATAAACACTGTCTTTGGCTCAGCAGATGTTAATCTACCAGAGGATGCAACTCATGCTCCGTTTTACGCTGTCACTTTGCCAGAGACATTTGAGCTTGATGCTTGGGACTTGGATGCCGAGTTCTCTCTTAACGTGTAAGATTTTTTGGGTCTCGCCATCCTGTGTGTATGTTATGTTCTGTACCAACTTGTTGGTTGAAATTTGTATTTTGCTTCTCAGATCACCATATAATCATCTCAAGAGTCGTGAAGAGATTACACTGACAGGTTTTGGTCTTGGATTGATGCTTACATTTGagaactttttttctttctttctttgtgaaAACTTATTTGAATTGCACGTATGTTCGAGTAAATGTTTGGTTTTATATTGTCCACAGATCAAATCCCTGCCGAAGGAGATCCTTATATTGCCTTCTTCATTGATGAGGTCCAAAGTCTAATGAAATTTTGTGTCATTGATATGTGTTGTTTCTGATATTTTGAATCCCAAGTACTGTTCAACGCTTGACAGGGACTTTTGCTCTTTATAGGATTTTAGAATGGATATTTCTCCCCCTGCAGAGATTCCTGAAATTAGTCCAATGGAAGAAGAGTATGCTTCTTTTATATCTTGTGATTTGCTTGCTCTTCTGAATTTTGTGGAATTAAAAAAAGACGGAAATAACATGATATCTTTTTATGTAGTGCCCCCTATTCAACTCCAGCAGACAATGGTGTGGGTGTTTCTGATCCTGGTCCAAGTGGTCAAGCAGAAGAGTCCAGTCAGAGGGATGCAGAAATGCCTACCTCCCAAGGCCTTCCGGAAATTGAAGTTATTCGTGATGCTGTTCATAACTTTAGATCAGAAGACTTTCCAGAGTTGCCAGAGCTCAGTAATGGTGCTTTTGAACAAAACAGGCAATTCGACCAGAACATGAGTGGGGAAAAGGCTCTTTCTCCAATTATGGAGGAGATGCTAGTTTCTGGAGGACAATCTGAACCATTTCAGTTACAACCAGAACCACCAACCTCTGTTGCTTCAGAAGAGGCTGTTGAGGGTTTTGATGCACATTTTTCACTGGGTGGGTTCACCATGAATATCAttacaatatatatatgtttgttcTATTTTACTGGGTTAAAAGAGAATTCCATTCGGCCTTTCCATGATATTGGTTTCTCATGATGCAGGTCATATGTCACCTGGGCTGGTGATTCAACCAACGCCGCCTATTGAGAAACAAAAAGCTAGACCAAGGAAGAGAAAACAGGTGTTTGATCAGTCTGTAGTGTTGTCGAATAAgtaagtgttatttttttttcttagtgtAAAGTTCTCGTTTACTCTTATACTCATCATTGGTTATGgaatttcatgtttttaatttgGGTTTTATAGGTTCATGAAGGAGAGCCTCAAAGACCCCAGTCGTCTGGTGCACCGTCGTAAGAAGCTTCCTTGCACAGATTTGGATGTTTGGAGGTTCAACAACAGGTTAAGGATGGAGAATGTCTTCCTTGAACCATCAATTTCTGGTGAGTGATTTCCACTTTGCAGGCTGAATCTTGGTACTTCACCAATTCCAGTCTTTGGAACTGATTTTATGAGGATCTGGACATGTATCTTTCTGCAGGTTTGTGTACAAATCTTCAAAACATATATAAGAAGGATTTCATTTCTTCCAGAGTTGGTTCAATTCCCACAGAGGATGCTCCTGCTGAGTCGAGGGGTGCACAGTCTCCTGCTCCCATACCTGACCATGAGATGGAAATTGAACACCTTCGATTTGAGGAAGGCCATGTTGGTCTCAGTTCCATTCCTGAATTG includes these proteins:
- the LOC122643834 gene encoding sister chromatid cohesion 1 protein 3-like, with amino-acid sequence MFYSHSFLARKSPLGTIWMAAHMQQIRKPQIVATDIPSSVDSIMFPEVPIALRLSAHLLLGVVRIYSKKVEYLWRDSNVMWRTINTVFGSADVNLPEDATHAPFYAVTLPETFELDAWDLDAEFSLNVSPYNHLKSREEITLTDQIPAEGDPYIAFFIDEDFRMDISPPAEIPEISPMEEDAPYSTPADNGVGVSDPGPSGQAEESSQRDAEMPTSQGLPEIEVIRDAVHNFRSEDFPELPELSNGAFEQNRQFDQNMSGEKALSPIMEEMLVSGGQSEPFQLQPEPPTSVASEEAVEGFDAHFSLGHMSPGLVIQPTPPIEKQKARPRKRKQVFDQSVVLSNKFMKESLKDPSRLVHRRKKLPCTDLDVWRFNNRLRMENVFLEPSISGLCTNLQNIYKKDFISSRVGSIPTEDAPAESRGAQSPAPIPDHEMEIEHLRFEEGHVGLSSIPELMPSSPGLVPSPSVRDEFTPIHASSLGPSEMSAGTEVLPTPDLEGFTKPPSTEPGTPMTRFEDHFTLRDDFSVIPELLNSAETDDLNFLEAYDTPASKLPGHRQNEEIDTLSVRTRAVAQYLRRQSPSTPNSRGPSGSLSLNKILEGKTRKLSARMFFETLVLKSYGLIDVQQEVPYGDVILKLTRKFSKAQL